From Vulpes vulpes isolate BD-2025 chromosome 7, VulVul3, whole genome shotgun sequence, one genomic window encodes:
- the KEL gene encoding kell blood group glycoprotein isoform X6: MSQPSGMGPPWNQERSPEGRLPTEPGGRWSTVRGVLIAGLLFGVLFGFSVLLVYVFRSCGPSPCRTPACWDLLARYLASGNTSVAPCTDFFSFACGKAKGTDYSFQALAKENKDRLRKILETPDSWNLSSGEEKAFQFYKSCMDTGAIEAAGAAPLKHVIEELGGWRISEPICNLVPPLRTRQSSSISCVQIDQPEFDVPLKQEQEQKIYAQIVREYLAYLYQLGTLLGGDPTKVQEHAFLSISITSQLFHFVKPLEQRRAQGKLFHMVTIDQLQEMAPAIDWLSCLQATFTPMSLSPSQLLMVHDLEYLKNMSQLVEEQLSKHRDFLQSHMILGLVRTLSPALDSKFQEAHRSLIQKLGELTERPAMPARPRWMKCVEETGAFFEPTLAALFVREAFSPSTRSASMELFTAIKDALISRLRRIPWMDEKTRKEAQNRVTQLQVKMGAPEWVLEPSLARQEYKDIQLGPNYLQSFLSCVRSLRARIVQSFLPSFLYHRWQVSPWGVNAYYSISDHVVVFPAGLLQPPFFHPGYPRAVNFGAAGSIMAHELLHIFHQLLLPRGCPACDTRALQGALLCLKRHYAAIPLPSGTSFNESQTFLENAADAGGLAIALQAYSKRLLWHRGETVLPNLDLSPQQLFFRSYAQVMCREPGTQEPHDPHSPPTLRVHGPLSNTPAFARHFHCPRGALMNPSSRCQLW; this comes from the exons ATGAGCCAGCCAAGTGGAATGGGACCTCCCTGGAACCAGGAG AGATCCCCAGAAGGAAGGCTGCCCACTGAACCGGGCGGACGGTGGTCCACAGTCAGGGGGGTGCTGATCGCTGGCCTGCTTTTCGGTGTGCTCTTTGGCTTCTCTGTGCTTTTGGTCTACGTTTTTCGGAGCTGTGGCCCTA GCCCCTGTAGGACGCCAGCATGTTGGGACCTCCTGGCTCGTTACTTGGCCTCTGGGAACACCAGTGTGGCCCCCTGCACCGATTTCTTCAGCTTTGCCTGTGGAAAGGCCAAAGGGACCGATTATTCTTTCCAGGCCCTTGCAAAGGAGAACAAGGATCGACTTCGGAAAATACTGG AAACCCCAGATTCTTGGAACCTGAGCTCTGGGGAAGAGAAAGCCTTCCAGTTCTACAAATCCTGCATGGACACGGGTGCCATCGAAgctgctggggctgcccccctGAAACACGTCATTGAGGAG CTCGGAGGCTGGCGAATCTCCG AGCCTATCTGCAACCTCGTCCCACCCCTCCGTACACGCCAATCATCCAG TATCTCTTGTGTCCAGATAGACCAGCCAGAGTTTGATGTTCCCCTCAAGCAAGAGCAGGAACAGAAGATCTATGCTCAG ATTGTTCGGGAATACCTGGCTTATCTGTACCAGCTGGGAACCTTGCTGGGAGGAGACCCAACCAAGGTGCAAGAACATGCCTTCCTGTCCATCTCCATTACCTCGCAGCTGTTTCATTTTGTGAAGCCGCTGGAGCAGCGACGGGCACAGGGAAAGCTCTTCCACATGGTCACTATTGATCAACTGCAG GAAATGGCCCCTGCCATCGACTGGTTGTCCTGCTTGCAAGCGACATTCACACCAATGTCCTTGAGCCCCTCCCAGCTCCTCATGGTCCATGACCTAGAGTATTTGAAAAACATGTCTCAACTGGTGGAGGAGCAGCTGTCAAAACACAG AGACTTTTTGCAGAGCCACATGATCTTGGGCCTGGTAAGGACCCTTTCTCCAGCCCTAGACAGTAAATTCCAGGAGGCACACAGATCGCTGATCCAGAAACTGGGGGAGCTGACAGAACGACCAGCCATG CCGGCCCGCCCTCGATGGATGAAGTGCGTGGAGGAGACAGGAGCCTTCTTCGAGCCTACCCTGGCTGCCTTGTTTGTCCGTGAGGCCTTCAGCCCAAGCACCCGAAGTGCT TCCATGGAACTATTCACTGCAATCAAGGATGCCCTCATCAGTCGCCTCAGAAGGATTCCCTGGATGGATGAGAAGACCCGGAAAGAGGCCCAGAACAGG GTAACCCAACTGCAGGTGAAGATGGGGGCCCCAGAATGGGTCCTGGAGCCATCACTGGCCAGACAGGAATACAAGGAT ATACAGCTTGGACCCAACTACCTGCAGTCCTTCCTGAGCTGTGTCCGATCCCTCCGAGCCAGAATTGTCCAGAGCTTCTTGCCGTCTTTCCTCTACCACAG GTGGCAGGTGTCCCCCTGGGGGGTCAATGCTTACTATTCAATATCTGACCATGTGGTGGTCTTCCCAGCTGGACTCCTCCAACCTCCATTCTTCCACCCTGGCTACCCCAG AGCCGTGAACTTTGGAGCTGCAGGCAGCATCATGGCCCACGAGCTGTTGCACATCTTCCACCAGCTCT TACTCCCTCGGGGCTGCCCAGCCTGTGACACCCGTGCCCTACAGGGGGCACTGCTGTGCCTGAAACGCCACTATGCGGCCATTCCCTTACCCAGTGGAACCTCCTTCAATGAATCTCAGACGTTCCTGGAGAATGCAGCGGACGCTGGGGGGCTGGCCATTGCACTGCAG GCATACAGCAAGAGGCTGTTGTGGCACCGCGGGGAAACCGTCCTGCCCAACCTGGACCTCAGCCCTCAGCAACTCTTCTTCCGAAGCTACGCTCAG GTGATGTGTAGGGAGCCGGG
- the KEL gene encoding kell blood group glycoprotein isoform X7, producing the protein MDTGAIEAAGAAPLKHVIEELGGWRISGNWTSLDFNRTLSLLMSQYGYFPFFRAYLQPRPTPPYTPIIQIDQPEFDVPLKQEQEQKIYAQIVREYLAYLYQLGTLLGGDPTKVQEHAFLSISITSQLFHFVKPLEQRRAQGKLFHMVTIDQLQEMAPAIDWLSCLQATFTPMSLSPSQLLMVHDLEYLKNMSQLVEEQLSKHRDFLQSHMILGLVRTLSPALDSKFQEAHRSLIQKLGELTERPAMPARPRWMKCVEETGAFFEPTLAALFVREAFSPSTRSASMELFTAIKDALISRLRRIPWMDEKTRKEAQNRVTQLQVKMGAPEWVLEPSLARQEYKDIQLGPNYLQSFLSCVRSLRARIVQSFLPSFLYHRWQVSPWGVNAYYSISDHVVVFPAGLLQPPFFHPGYPRAVNFGAAGSIMAHELLHIFHQLLLPRGCPACDTRALQGALLCLKRHYAAIPLPSGTSFNESQTFLENAADAGGLAIALQAYSKRLLWHRGETVLPNLDLSPQQLFFRSYAQVMCREPGTQEPHDPHSPPTLRVHGPLSNTPAFARHFHCPRGALMNPSSRCQLW; encoded by the exons ATGGACACGGGTGCCATCGAAgctgctggggctgcccccctGAAACACGTCATTGAGGAG CTCGGAGGCTGGCGAATCTCCGGTAATTGGACTTCCTTAGACTTTAACCGAACTCTGAGCCTTCTGATGAGTCAGTATGGTTATTTTCCATTCTTCAGAGCCTATCTGCAACCTCGTCCCACCCCTCCGTACACGCCAATCATCCAG ATAGACCAGCCAGAGTTTGATGTTCCCCTCAAGCAAGAGCAGGAACAGAAGATCTATGCTCAG ATTGTTCGGGAATACCTGGCTTATCTGTACCAGCTGGGAACCTTGCTGGGAGGAGACCCAACCAAGGTGCAAGAACATGCCTTCCTGTCCATCTCCATTACCTCGCAGCTGTTTCATTTTGTGAAGCCGCTGGAGCAGCGACGGGCACAGGGAAAGCTCTTCCACATGGTCACTATTGATCAACTGCAG GAAATGGCCCCTGCCATCGACTGGTTGTCCTGCTTGCAAGCGACATTCACACCAATGTCCTTGAGCCCCTCCCAGCTCCTCATGGTCCATGACCTAGAGTATTTGAAAAACATGTCTCAACTGGTGGAGGAGCAGCTGTCAAAACACAG AGACTTTTTGCAGAGCCACATGATCTTGGGCCTGGTAAGGACCCTTTCTCCAGCCCTAGACAGTAAATTCCAGGAGGCACACAGATCGCTGATCCAGAAACTGGGGGAGCTGACAGAACGACCAGCCATG CCGGCCCGCCCTCGATGGATGAAGTGCGTGGAGGAGACAGGAGCCTTCTTCGAGCCTACCCTGGCTGCCTTGTTTGTCCGTGAGGCCTTCAGCCCAAGCACCCGAAGTGCT TCCATGGAACTATTCACTGCAATCAAGGATGCCCTCATCAGTCGCCTCAGAAGGATTCCCTGGATGGATGAGAAGACCCGGAAAGAGGCCCAGAACAGG GTAACCCAACTGCAGGTGAAGATGGGGGCCCCAGAATGGGTCCTGGAGCCATCACTGGCCAGACAGGAATACAAGGAT ATACAGCTTGGACCCAACTACCTGCAGTCCTTCCTGAGCTGTGTCCGATCCCTCCGAGCCAGAATTGTCCAGAGCTTCTTGCCGTCTTTCCTCTACCACAG GTGGCAGGTGTCCCCCTGGGGGGTCAATGCTTACTATTCAATATCTGACCATGTGGTGGTCTTCCCAGCTGGACTCCTCCAACCTCCATTCTTCCACCCTGGCTACCCCAG AGCCGTGAACTTTGGAGCTGCAGGCAGCATCATGGCCCACGAGCTGTTGCACATCTTCCACCAGCTCT TACTCCCTCGGGGCTGCCCAGCCTGTGACACCCGTGCCCTACAGGGGGCACTGCTGTGCCTGAAACGCCACTATGCGGCCATTCCCTTACCCAGTGGAACCTCCTTCAATGAATCTCAGACGTTCCTGGAGAATGCAGCGGACGCTGGGGGGCTGGCCATTGCACTGCAG GCATACAGCAAGAGGCTGTTGTGGCACCGCGGGGAAACCGTCCTGCCCAACCTGGACCTCAGCCCTCAGCAACTCTTCTTCCGAAGCTACGCTCAG GTGATGTGTAGGGAGCCGGG